A genome region from Pseudomonadota bacterium includes the following:
- a CDS encoding pirin family protein: MLTMRRAEDRGHAHFGWLDSRHTFSFGSYHDPRHMGFGPLRVINDDRVIPDAGFETHGHRDMEIVTYV; this comes from the coding sequence ATGTTGACCATGAGACGTGCCGAAGACCGCGGCCATGCCCATTTCGGCTGGCTGGACAGTCGCCATACGTTTTCGTTTGGCAGCTATCACGACCCCCGCCACATGGGTTTCGGCCCGCTGCGCGTCATCAACGACGACCGGGTGATCCCCGACGCCGGGTTCGAGACCCACGGCCATCGCGATATGGAGATCGTGACGTATGTG